A portion of the Corynebacterium ammoniagenes DSM 20306 genome contains these proteins:
- a CDS encoding 1,6-dihydroxycyclohexa-2,4-diene-1-carboxylate dehydrogenase, producing MTMPVGGAADEQGIFTPQRFKDQVVIVTGAAQGIGFAVAQRIAREDGTVVLVDRADLVHERAEQLAGTGAGQTYSTTADLETFAGAQSAVDFALAKAGRVDVLINNVGGTIWAKPYEHYTPEEIEKEINRSLFPTLWMCRAVLPALIDAYSGKNTTEAGSQQGVIVNVSSTATGGINRVPYAAAKGGVNGIVSALAHEAAHHNVRIVAAAPGGTLAPARAVQRGPLPDDEQEKQWYQQIVDQTVDSSLMKRYGTLDEQTAPICFLASREASYITGSVLPVSGGDQG from the coding sequence ATGACGATGCCTGTAGGTGGCGCCGCCGATGAGCAGGGTATTTTTACCCCGCAGCGCTTCAAAGACCAAGTTGTTATTGTCACGGGTGCAGCCCAGGGCATTGGCTTTGCTGTAGCCCAGCGCATCGCGCGTGAAGATGGCACCGTGGTCTTGGTAGACCGCGCTGATTTGGTGCATGAGCGCGCAGAACAACTCGCTGGCACTGGTGCGGGTCAGACGTACTCCACCACCGCCGATCTGGAAACCTTTGCCGGAGCGCAGTCCGCCGTGGACTTCGCACTGGCCAAGGCCGGACGCGTAGATGTGCTGATTAATAACGTCGGCGGCACCATCTGGGCAAAACCCTACGAGCACTACACGCCAGAGGAGATCGAGAAGGAAATTAACCGTTCTCTCTTCCCCACGCTGTGGATGTGCCGGGCGGTATTGCCAGCGCTTATCGATGCCTACTCCGGCAAAAACACCACAGAGGCCGGCAGCCAGCAAGGTGTCATTGTTAATGTGTCATCGACGGCGACCGGTGGTATTAACCGTGTGCCTTATGCCGCTGCCAAGGGCGGAGTCAACGGTATTGTTTCTGCGCTCGCGCATGAAGCAGCGCACCATAATGTGCGCATCGTGGCTGCCGCACCAGGTGGCACGCTGGCTCCGGCGCGTGCGGTGCAGCGTGGGCCATTGCCTGACGATGAGCAGGAAAAGCAGTGGTACCAGCAAATTGTTGACCAAACCGTAGATTCTTCGTTGATGAAGCGCTATGGCACATTGGATGAACAGACTGCCCC